From Ovis aries strain OAR_USU_Benz2616 breed Rambouillet chromosome 21, ARS-UI_Ramb_v3.0, whole genome shotgun sequence, a single genomic window includes:
- the LOC101119944 gene encoding elongation factor 1-alpha 2-like yields the protein MGKEKTHINIVVIGHVDSGKSTTTGHLIYKCGGIDKRTIEKFEKEAAEMGKGSFKYAWVLDKLKAERERGITIDISLWKFETSKYYITIIDAPGHRDFIKNMITGTSQADCAVLIVAGGVGEFEAGISKNGQTREHALLAYTLGVKQLIVAVNKMDSTEPAYSAARFQEITKEVSAYIRKIGYNPATVAFVPISGWHGDNMLEPSTNMPWFKGWKVERKEGNATGVTLLEALDSILPPTRPVNKPLRLPLQDVYKIGGIGTVPVGRVETGFLKAGMVVTFAPCGLTTEVKSVEMHHEALSEALPGDNVGFNVKNVSVKDIRRGNVAGDSKNDPPMETSSFVAQVIVLNHPGQIQAGYSPVLDCHTAHISCRFAELREKIDRRSGKKLEDNPKALKSGDAAIVQMVPGKAMCVETFSEYPPLGRFAVRDMRQTVAVGVIKAVEKKTAAAAKVTKSAVKASKK from the exons ATGGGCAAAGAGAAGACACACATCAATATCGTGGTCATTGGCCATGTGGACTCCGGCAAGTCCACCACCACCGGGCACCTCATCTACAAGTGTGGGGGGATTGACAAGAGGACCATTGAGAAGTTTGAGAAGGAGGCAGCTGAG ATGGGTAAGGGCTCCTTCAAGTACGCCTGGGTGCTGGACAAactgaaggcagagagagagcgTGGCATCACCATCGACATCTCCCTGTGGAAGTTTGAGACCAGCAAGTACTACATCACCATCATCGATGCCCCGGGCCACAGGGACTTCATCAAGAACATGATCACCGGCACCTCCCAG GCTGACTGCGCTGTGCTCATTGTGGCTGGCGGTGTGGGCGAGTTTGAGGCAGGCATCTCTAAGAACGGGCAGACTCGCGAGCACGCGCTGCTCGCCTACACCTTGGGTGTGAAGCAGCTGATCGTGGCGGTCAACAAGATGGACTCGACCGAGCCGGCCTACAGCGCCGCACGCTTCCAGGAGATCACCAAGGAAGTGAGTGCCTACATCAGGAAGATCGGCTACAACCCGGCGACCGTGGCCTTTGTGCCCATCTCGGGCTGGCACGGAGACAACATGCTGGAGCCCAGCACCAAC ATGCCCTGGTTCAAGGGCTGGAAAGTTGAGCGGAAGGAGGGAAACGCCACTGGGGTGACCCTACTGGAAGCTCTGGACTCCATCCTGCCCCCAACTCGCCCAGTCAACAAGCCCCTGAGGCTGCCACTACAAGATGTGTACAAGATAGGAG GCATCGGCACGGTGCCTGTGGGCCGAGTGGAGACCGGCTTCCTGAAGGCTGGCATGGTGGTCACCTTTGCCCCCTGTGGCCTCACCACTGAGGTCAAGTCTGTGGAGATGCACCACGAGGCCCTGTCGGAGGCCCTGCCCGGGGACAACGTGGGCTTCAACGTGAAGAACGTGTCTGTGAAGGACATCCGTCGTGGCAACGTGGCTGGAGACAGCAAGAACGACCCCCCAATGGAGACCAGCAGCTTTGTGGCCCAG GTGATCGTCCTGAATCACCCAGGACAGATCCAAGCTGGCTATTCTCCGGTGCTGGACTGTCACacagcccacatctcctgcaggttTGCTGAACTGAGGGAAAAGATTGACCGCCGCTCGGGCAAGAAGCTGGAAGACAACCCCAAGGCCCTGAAGTCGGGTGACGCTGCCATCGTGCAGATGGTCCCCGGCAAGGCCATGTGTGTGGAGACCTTCTCCGAGTACCCGCCTCTAG GCCGTTTTGCCGTGCGGGACATGAGGCAAACCGTGGCCGTTGGCGTCATCAAGGCTGTGGAGAAGAAGACAGCGGCTGCAGCTAAGGTCACCAAGTCAGCGGTGAAGGCCAGCAAGAAATGA